Genomic window (Rhododendron vialii isolate Sample 1 chromosome 4a, ASM3025357v1):
TGCCTAAGAGATGTGTCTTTCTTTTACGTGGAAACTGGTGGAGGTGAACGAGTTATTGCTGCTGAAGCAATTGGGAGAGGAGCTGGTCTTCTCATTTTCAAAAAGTTCGATAGGTTCCTAGAAGATTATGCAAACGTACCTTTGGGAGAGATGGTTCAGTGGGATTTGAAAACAGATATGGTTATTTGGCTCGAGGCCATTATTTACCACTCCTTTGTTGCTTAAAGCATGCCAGGTAATTACAAGCTTTTTCATAAAGTGTAGTTGGACATATTGTTTCATTTAAAAATGATTTCTCCACAGCAGCTGCATTGGAACTTTTTGTAACCATTCTTGTGGACAATGTTAAGGTGTTCGCTATTGCTGGTATTTGAAATATGCTTCTCAGCCTCATTAACCATGCCAACGGTCATCTTCACTTCCCTGTTTTTAATTATTGTTCGATGCTTAATATGATTCATTGATATTAAAGAACGACTATCATCAATTACAAGGCCAAATTTGATATTGAAATCACTGATGCAACTGGTTCGATTGAGGCGAATCTTTGCTGAAGCAGAAGATTTCTTTGGTATTATGGCTGTAGAAATAATGGAAAATGTAGTGGAGGTAAGCACAAAACCAAATTCAACCAATTTTATCCACAACTCTATTTAGTGTTACAAATTAACCCATAATATTCCACAGGACTATCCCTCTCTGCCTCTACTCCAGAAATTATCAGCACCAAAGAAAGTGACTGCCAACTTGAAGGCATACATGTACAACTATGCAGGAATGAGTACATGCAAATTCATTATTGACTGTTGAGGTAATCTTCAATATGGGAGTCCTAGATGATACTGAAACACTCAGGCTTCAAAGCTCCGAACAAGCCAAACAACAAagccaaaaaagacaaaacacaAGCCTTCAACATCCCACGAAACACAACCCTCCAGCCCGACTTCAACCACCATGATGCATGACGCACacatagaagaagaaaatagcAAGAAAAGCGACTAGATCAAGAATCACAACAACTTTTGAAAGCCTAGCAGATTAACAAGGAGGCAAAACTTTTGGTGTGCATGCTTTGCTTCCCAAATCCCTACACCTGAAGAACGACTAAATCAGGAATCACAATATCTTTTCAGATTAACTAGGTTGCAAAGCTTTTGGTGTGCATGCTTTGCTTCCAATATAACTAAATCTGTAACCTTTTATCTGCAAAACTTCGGCTGTAAATCATGTTCTCACTTCCAAACTCTTAATGTAAATTATAAGACATGCTTCTTTTGGAGAAATTCTCTGAAACTATCACAACGGGCATGATCCTCGTGTATAGAATTCCATGGCAGTTTCGAGTCTTTCCTGATCATACATAATTCCGAGCCTAACTCCTAATGTACAATTGAGGCCTGGTAATATGATGTTTATGAATATTTATGTCACACACAAGTAAGTTTATCCTGGTAATTCAGAATTTTTATTGCTCTGTTTATGAATATTGCTCCTTATTAAGGACTGAAAAACACTTCACAATTCTAAGATATTGTTATTCATATGACACAATAAAATACCCTAAACATCTTATATTTGTGTTGAACTTTAAATCGTATccatgtatgtatgtgtgtgtttttaaaatcatcttCTAAATCAGCCAAAATGACCCAACAATTAAAACATATTTACCCTAAATACATTTAATTATTGAATCAACAGGTATGACCGAATGCGCGTAGCACGTGGGTATACCTCTAGTTCCACCCTTTACACCAATTTAAAGATCTTTGAATTCGTGTGAGATAATTCTACAATTATGAAATTACTTTagtctttgttcaaaaaaatcgcACGATTATTCATAACGAACTATTAAATGCGCGCTTCATTTAACAGATAGGCTTTTGGCTCGCAATAAACTTTTTATGGAGCTAATGATATTTCTAATTTCTAAAATAGCAGTGGGATGCCTTTGCAATTTAATTTCTCTCCCACcccggaaattttttttggtatcttAATGAGTTGCTAGGATGATTTGTAAGTAGATGCAGTTGAGCGAAACTTGCTTTGAGATCACAATTTTCGTTGACTGCTCTCAACCTTCTAGGATATATTATCATTCATGATTTTGTCTGGAAGAATATTGGCATGCCCATACATAGTTTGATCTTCCCTCGAGTTTGAAGGAACATTTGTGACTCCAAACTAGAATGATACTTGACAAGAGGATCAATACAGAAATGATATTCATTCAGCAAAATAACAGAGTTTGCACTAGAATCAGACcttgacataaaaaaatattcatttctGTAGAGAAGTTATTAATTAAGTTAATTGATCTGGTCATTTACATATTCCGCCAAGAATTACCAACTACACAAACATATCTTTCAGCAGCACAAACATATCTTACAGCAGCTTGAGACTCTTCAATGAGCCAAATGAGAAGTAAAGAATGAAAATTGGGACATAGAAAACCTAAAACAAGAGAGGCAGAGCTTAACCACCGTACCTTGTCACCAGTAATCCTTGCACGAGCACTGACCCTTtgaaaaaacatgaaaaccCGATGAATCCCTAACTATTATCTTTCTCCTAACAACAACTGAAACAAACTTCAAGAACGTATGGCAGTCCCCACAGATAGCGACGTTCTTCATTACCCTAATGGGTTCTCCATGCTTAGTCGTGAGCAGCCCATAGGTAGCAGCTAATTTTGCACTGTGGTAATACAAAAAATCCTTCTTCTGATACTCCTCTACATCTTGAAGCACAAAGCTTGTGTCCGGAGCATATCCAGATTTCATGCACTCCAATATCAGTACGTCTATTGCGCTGTATATGTCTCTGGATTGGAAATGGCATTCATCCCTTGTGTAGAACGAATGGACCTTGTTTTCATTAATAATCCAACTTCTACTAGGGATTTTCCGAAACCCCTTATTCCGCATCTCCTCCCTTGTCTTTTCAGCGCATTGCCATCTACTGGATGCAGAATACAAATTTGCTACGAGCACATAAGTAGATGGATCCAGTGGCTCCAAAGCAAGAATTTGCTTAGCAGCCATTGCCCCTATCCTTGTATTCAGAGAGATTCTGCCAGCATCAAGCAAAGCTCGCCAAAAAGTGGCGTTTGGCTCAAAAGGCATACTGTTGATTAATTGCTCTGCTTCTTCGAGAAGATCCCAGTAACCCAAAACGCCAACAAAGGAGGCGTAAAGCTCTGGAGTGGGCTCAATGTCATATGTAGTTCTCATTGACAGAAACAGTATCCGGCATTTATCAACTAAATTTGAGTTAGTGTATCCATAAGCTGAAATAACCAAGCGTAGTGTATCTTCATCCGGCTGTTGACCCGCCTTCTCCATCTTTGACCATAAATCTAAGGCCCCGTCACCCTGCCTGTGAAGAAGATGCCCACCCAACACACTGTTCCACGAAACTGTATCATGCATTGACATCatatcaaaaaatttaattccACCTTCCAAATTTCCACACTTGCAGTACATGCTAGTTAAGGTATTTCCGATCCCTGTATCGTTTAACAAACCAATTTTAAGAGCAAGGCAGTGGATTTGTTTCCCAAACACATGGTAACCAAGAGCTCCGCAGACACCAAGAACTGTAGCTAATGCAATTTCATCAACAACCACTTCTTCTGATGGCCTATTACAGAAAAGAGAAATTGCCTCTTCTAGTTTCCCATTTCGAGAATATCCACAGATCATTGACGTCCAATTTATAGGACAACTCACATTGTCCAGTCCTTGATTGAACATCTTCTCTGCTTCGTCCATCCGTCCACACCTTGTGCACATATCAATCAATGCTGATTCAATACAATTACTATTTGACCCGAAACCACATTTGAGGACAAACCCATGAACTTGTTCACTTATCTTCATGTCTGTCGACAATCCACAAGCGTTGATAACAATTGTCAAAGTGAATTCATCTAACTCCATGCCCTCCTGCACCATTTTGCAAAACAAACCCAAAGCCCTCATGCCTTCTCCATTTCGACAACACCCTGCTACAAGAGCATTATAGGAAACGCAGTTCTTTTCTGGCATCATATCAAAAGTCTCTGATGCCAAATCAACGAGCCCAAAGTTCATGTACGCGGTTATCATTTCTGTCCAAgttattatatctttcacaGGCATCGACTCAAACAAAGTCTCCACATCTCTTATACTCCCACATTTGGTGTAGAAATCAATAAGGGCATTGTTCACATTCAAGGTGGGCTGAAAACCCATTCTGATCCCATGAGCATGAACTTGTCGTCCTCCATTCCAATTCCTACCCCCAGCACAGGCAACCAAAACAGTCGAAAGAGTAAACCTGTCTGCGCTAAACTCATCAACCCTTCGCATATCCCTAAACAATTCAATCGCCCAATCATACATCGACTCTTTCACCACAGCGGCCATCATCGTATTCCACGACACCACATCTCTTTcaggcatttcatcaaacacttgGAGCACAAAATCCAAGCGCCCGCACTTGCTGTACGAACCCATAAGCGCATTCGAAACATAAGTAAAACCCACGTAACCCATCTTAACCACCAACGAATGGACTTGAAAACTCAGCTCCAAATCCAATAAACGATTACAAGCGGTCAAAATCGCCACGAAGCTAAACTCATTAGGCTCAATCTCTGTCTTTCTCATTCGAAAGAACAGGCTGACCGCCTCGAGCTCGTAACCGGACTTTGCGAGACCAGATATCATCGTACTGTACAGCACCACGTCAGGGCAAGAA
Coding sequences:
- the LOC131324676 gene encoding pentatricopeptide repeat-containing protein At5g03800, which codes for MVATTTTTTIAAAYFPTFPHSILSPHPPSTRPSLPYPSKPPSSSPISPLSLSLPNKLKPPPIPFSAQILTNPLPQNHATSSDTDGPPTENHFNLLRTSVRNNDVELAKAVHASALKREEPKTTLSNALVSAYLKLGLTTDAVRVFRQCLSCPDVVLYSTMISGLAKSGYELEAVSLFFRMRKTEIEPNEFSFVAILTACNRLLDLELSFQVHSLVVKMGYVGFTYVSNALMGSYSKCGRLDFVLQVFDEMPERDVVSWNTMMAAVVKESMYDWAIELFRDMRRVDEFSADRFTLSTVLVACAGGRNWNGGRQVHAHGIRMGFQPTLNVNNALIDFYTKCGSIRDVETLFESMPVKDIITWTEMITAYMNFGLVDLASETFDMMPEKNCVSYNALVAGCCRNGEGMRALGLFCKMVQEGMELDEFTLTIVINACGLSTDMKISEQVHGFVLKCGFGSNSNCIESALIDMCTRCGRMDEAEKMFNQGLDNVSCPINWTSMICGYSRNGKLEEAISLFCNRPSEEVVVDEIALATVLGVCGALGYHVFGKQIHCLALKIGLLNDTGIGNTLTSMYCKCGNLEGGIKFFDMMSMHDTVSWNSVLGGHLLHRQGDGALDLWSKMEKAGQQPDEDTLRLVISAYGYTNSNLVDKCRILFLSMRTTYDIEPTPELYASFVGVLGYWDLLEEAEQLINSMPFEPNATFWRALLDAGRISLNTRIGAMAAKQILALEPLDPSTYVLVANLYSASSRWQCAEKTREEMRNKGFRKIPSRSWIINENKVHSFYTRDECHFQSRDIYSAIDVLILECMKSGYAPDTSFVLQDVEEYQKKDFLYYHSAKLAATYGLLTTKHGEPIRVMKNVAICGDCHTFLKFVSVVVRRKIIVRDSSGFHVFSKGQCSCKDYW